Genomic segment of Methanolobus mangrovi:
CGTTCGCAACATATTTGGAAAACAGGGTTCAAGAATGTTCCAGCGTGACCCTGACGTTGAAGGATACATAGCCATGGTATTGAGACATAGAAGTTCATCACCTGTTGAACTGGTTCGTTTTCTATGTTCCTGTAAAGATAATGTTGATCTTCTTTATTCCGGGAAGAGTATCACCGGCAAGAAATACTACAATTTCATGCGTGATGTAACCCGTTCATATCATCGTTTATGCATGTTTGCACGTCCCTATTTTGTGAATGGGGTACTGTCTGTTAAAGTCGATTCACCACATCAGATAGGGGATATGTTCTGTCGCTGGCTTGCAAGGAAGAACCCCGACCTTCCCGTTTCAGTTATCGAGGGGGAAATTGCATGGATCGGTAATGGCAGACACGTAGGTCTTGAACATTTCACAAAGGTTCCCTCCTCACTGGCAGGAAGTCTGGAGTTCTCCAATGGACGTGATGAGGTCGATGATATGTGGGATATGTACTAT
This window contains:
- a CDS encoding DUF4130 domain-containing protein, whose amino-acid sequence is MIVAFRENVGGVLLACAELMEDPNCDLISAKDKDGLQQKMDFAGVDEVKVLGFRGIADTTTLVRNIFGKQGSRMFQRDPDVEGYIAMVLRHRSSSPVELVRFLCSCKDNVDLLYSGKSITGKKYYNFMRDVTRSYHRLCMFARPYFVNGVLSVKVDSPHQIGDMFCRWLARKNPDLPVSVIEGEIAWIGNGRHVGLEHFTKVPSSLAGSLEFSNGRDEVDDMWDMYYDSQMIPNRRNKSHAKKLQPKASASMSGMSERDRYKVERGIANCTLDNFVS